The Acipenser ruthenus chromosome 28, fAciRut3.2 maternal haplotype, whole genome shotgun sequence sequence tgagttacaggaaaacaatttcatctggggtttctgtgacagtaACTCACTGATgcccctctatatatatatatatatatatatatatagaaacgaCCTGTAATAAACCACTATGCATACAAACGTGATTAACAACCGTTCACTTTTCAAATGACAATTATGAGTACTTATATAACAATAATACCCActtaaaaatagaaaacattttaAGCATATCTTTGTAAATTTTCCTTGGTTTGATCGTAGTGTAATTATCTTTGTATGTTGGTAGGTATTGTTTTTTTATGGCCAGTAAAGGTCTGTctaaatatgtattgtttttcatGGACTGGATATTTATTTAGACAAGCGGCCCAGATTGTTTCAACACATGACGTAACAGTTCCGCATCCTTGCCAAGGATAATAAAACATTACCGCACTCCTTGATTCTCGCCACACGGTGGCAGCATCGGTAGAGAACTACAGTTCAAACGACTCTGAAGCCCTTCTTTCACAGGCTGCTTTCGGttgaataatgttttattttggttgGTTCTTTCCAAAACTGTCTTACTTTAAAATATTATCAATAGTAAAACAACAGCTCACGATTCATACATGTTGTATTAatcataaaatatgttttaaaaaacaccGGAGTCAGGTCTGGACTTTATGTAGCTGGCtttatccaatcagattgttGAAGGCAAGACGTAACAGTTCTGCTTCCTCGTCACGGGGTTCGGGTGTTTAAGAATGTATTAGAAGTGTCTTAACTTTTGCACGGGGTGGTTTAAGGTTAATCCGAGTCATTTCAAAGGGATACTGAGCTGTTTATACAGTCCTTGAATCGGTAGTTCTACTTAacggccacacgatggcagcatttgAATAAGAAATGTGAATAAAGTTGAAGGTCTCTCGCTGCATTACTCATtataaacagcagagggcagcgCAAGCGCTTTGCTGGAGCCGCGCCGATTTAATAAGGAGTACTGGGGGCGTGTCTCTGAGTGAAACAGACTGCAGAAGCAGCCATTTCTATCACAGATGCCAAGTGCCAgttgggctttttttttaatcGAGAGTCGCTTTAATTTTGAGAGtcgcgtttttttgtttttttttaaatgggtgaCGTGACTTCAGCAGTTAAAAATCGGTGTCTGGAATTGATGTGTGAACAGCCCCACTCCCCGCCCTCTGAAAGCGGTTGGGCTTGTCTTGAAAGGCAGCGTTGCTTTTtgtttctcgtgagacttggcaacactggtttCTATGGTGAGAGAAGATGGCGTCTAGAGGTGAGCAGTCTCAGTAATATTTCgttttaaacttgtattttatttgcttttaaatgtatatacacacacacacacacacgaggcggTCCATGTTTGTTTTTAAGTGAGTACAGTTGTTTAATATCGCGTTAATTCAGAAGTATTGTTGTATTCAGACAGATCGTTCTGGGTAAGGTTGTGGGTATCTTCACGGAGATCATCTCcctctttaccatgctttcttacactgtgctgtgcttttactgtgggacactttcaTAAGGGCTAGTTTACCCTGGTTAGTTTTTCAGTATGCATTCCCCAGGCCTCTGTGTGTTCCCCATGGTGCCCAGTCTAGGTGTAAAACCAGGTTGAACTGTAAGTACTGGCttataataaatagtttttacttattttatttcagtCGTTAATGAAATTAAATTACTCTTCTTTTTTCCCCCTCTGCCTCTCCTGCAGGTAAAAGCTCCCCGATTGTATCCTTCCATTACTGCTCAGCAGATTCAGCGAGCTGCAGAAAAACATCTGTGAaagaatgagtgtgtgtgtgtgtgtgtgtgtgtgtgtacgcagGAGCCGCAGAAAAACATCTGTGAaagaatgagtgtgtgtgtgtgtgtgtgtgtgtgtgtgtacgcagGAGCCGCAGAAAAACATCTGTGAaagaatgagtgtgtgtgtgtgtgtgtgtgtgtacgcagGAGCCGCAGAGCTCAGCGAGCTGCAGAAAAACATCTGTGAaagaatgagtgtgtgtgtgtgtgtgtgtgtacgcagGAGCCGCAGAGCTCAGCGAGCTGCAGAAAAACATCTGTGAaagaatgagtgtgtgtgtgtgtgtgtacgcagGAGCCGCAGAAAAACATCTGTGAaagaatgagtgtgtgtgtgtgtgtgtacgcagGAGCCGCAGAGCTGCAGAAAAACATCTGTgaaagaatgtgtgtgtgtgtgtgtctcctccatcttcctctccctctctttttGCTTTCAAGAATCCATTGATCTTTGCATTTGCTTTTCCAATTTGCACCAACAAATCTGTAATCCTCTTCGATTAGTGCAGCGTTTGAAACCGACACAAAAGCACAAATCTGAAAGAGCTGCTCTTTGGTCCTTGACTCCTGGTGCAGCTCTCCTCCACACCACTAGAGGTCCTTCTCTTCCTCAATGGCTGGTACTATCCTGTCTACTTCATTGCTGAGATACTCATGTTCATCTACAAAGGTAGGAGTCCGGGCTCTCTGTTCTCTCAGAGGGATTCTCAGTGTTGCATCGTGTTTGCAGTGCAGTCCTCTGTACGCATGATTCTAAGTGTGTCTGCAGAGCAGTCCTCTGTACGCATGATTCTAAGTGTGTCTGCAGTGCAGTCCTCTGTACGCATGATTCTAAGTGTGTCTGCAGTGCAGTCCTCTGTACGCATGATTCTAAGTGTGTCTGCAGTGCAGTCCTCTGTACGCATGATTCTAAGTGTGTCTGCAGTGCAGTCCTCTGTACGCATGATTCTAAGTGTGTCTGCAGTGCAGTCCTCTGTACGCATGATTCTAAGTGTGTCTGCAGTGCAGTCCTCTGTACGCATGATTCTAAGTGTGTCTGCAGTGCAGTCCTCTGTACGCATGAttctaagtgttcggtggctgctTCTAATCAAGTCGAGCGTTGGGTCTCTCATCCAGAGAGTGTAAGAGGAAGTaaactctcaacttgattagaggcatcCACCCAGCACTTAAACATATTACAAGTCATTCAATCCAAAAAAAACCCTATGAGAAGCCGATATTAAGGTAGTAAGCCTGTTCCCCTCTCCCCAGGTCTGCTGCTGCCCTACCCACCTGCTACCCTCACTCTGGACCTGGTCCTGCTGTTCCTGTACCTGGGGGTGGAGATTCTGCGCCTCTTCTTTGgtaacgctctctctctctctcgctcacacaCGGAGCTGCGGTTTGCAttgctgtgttgtgttgcagCTTCTGTGCGGTTTTGTTAGCGTGGAGATTAATGGCTGTGTGATAgactctttctctgtctctgtgtctcaggttCGAAGGGTAACCTGTCTCAGCGCACTCTCCCCCTGGCTGtctccctgctcctctccctgccctgctctgtgATGTCCGTGTACTTCCTGCTGCTGCAGAGCTTCGTGCTGCGGGTCGAAGTGATTCTCAACGCCATCCTGCTGCTCTTCTACCTACTGGAGCTGCTCCTGGGCATCGTGGCTCTGGCTACATTCGCCAGGTCAGCACTGGACACTGACCACCCACTATACACTGCACACATACAGACCCTGTACActgaccccacacacacacacacacacacacggcacgATACACTGACCACAAGCTTTATCAGTGTATTTCTCattgatgttgttttttctgagATGAATGTTATTCGATTCCAGACTCTGTAGCAGAGCCTGTTGAAAAGGTCCTTGGCTTGTAAACTGGGTGAGTGAATGTTCCCCTCTGTCCTTGCAGGGCGGATATCTTCTAGCAGGACCGGAGGGACTGCGTCTGGACACAGCGGCGCACAGCTCTACATAGGGGCTGCTTTATACACAGCTTACAAGATCTACTTCTAAAAGCTtttgtacagttttatatatttttgtatttattgcatttcgatcacttttaaaagtgtgtgttttctttgtattAGTCACAGTTTAatattctaatattttttttaataaagtacttttttcagttttttttttcttttgtaattctTTCGTAACTACTCCATTAGTCCTGACTGCAAAACGGTATTCTCTTTGATAAGAGCAGAGGTTAGGAGAGACAGAGTTATGCAGATAGGTTTCAGCTGTTTGACTTCAACGTCACTCACGTTGTCTGCTTGTATCCCAGCATGCCCCTCTCCCTCAGGTGATTTCCAGATAGACCATGTTCTCTCTGCCTGTTCTCCAGGTTTTTGGATATTCTTTATTtattcctccctctctctctctctctctctctctctcgttgctaCGAGATTCTGGGTTCTGAGATTTATTGGGTAATGGAGCCCCCTGCTGGAGGGCCGTGCAGCTGCATCGCAATTCCCTGAGGGAATCTTCTGCTTCAGTTCTCAGCTTGCTAACACAAAGCTCACAGTTTAAACTCCTGCAGTAACACACCATAACACAATGCGACCAGTAAGTGACCCTCCACACTCTATCAATCAGGGCTGGAGCCCAGTACAATACCACTGAGTCTCAAAccattcaaagacattgaaaaagacttctagtctaaacgTCTGTGCCTGCATTATTAATTCAGTGTTTAATACGAGTTGTGGAAGATACAGTACAAGCACGCTGTCCAAGGGTGTCGGGGAACACATCTTTCTAATATTACACTGCAGCCGATTGCTTGGGAGGTGGAAAGCTTTGCCTCTGGTATACTCTGTCTGTCTGGGAGGGAGGGGCTCAGTAGTGGAAGTGTGTTGCTGAGCCGACGTCCCCCCCCACTGCCTTGAACCCCCCGCTCTGCTCCACCACCACGTACTTCCCATTGGGGCCCCCGAGCGTGAGCGTGGCGGGGGGGTGGAACTCGAGGGAGAAGTTCTGAGCAGCGTCTCCGGTGGCTGTTATCACCCCAAACTTATCCAGCTCCCAGAACTTCTCACCTGTGCAGAGAGACgggggcagagagacagacacacaggcaagcagagagaggcagacagacagacaggattaACGGGTATCAAGATTTACTACCGCATGACtaaaaacaatctataaacagCAATTGAATCACTGAGAGAGCAGCACACATAAAGGGGTCCAGAGTGTAGAGTCTAGTCTAGGTTCTAGAGTGTAGGAATTAGTGCCCAGGTTCTAGCGTGTAGGAATTATGGCCAAGGTTCTAGAGTGTAGGAATTAGTGCCCAGGTTCTAGAGTGTAGGAATTAGTGCCCAGGTTCTAGGGAAGGGTCCCTGTTCCAGTTAGTCGTGTCGAGAGGTCCTGTCTGCTCAGTGTGGCACTCTAGCAGTGTGGGACTCACCCACTTTGAACTGGCAGAAGCCGCTGTCATTGGCTGTCAGCTTGCAGGCCTCGTACTGGGCCAGATTCCCATCGAGGCGCTGAGTCCCCGGAGCCAGACCCACGAACCCGAAATCACTCTGCAGAATGAGCAGGGAGCGGTTCATCAGCCGCAGCACGAACTCCCCTGACCTCCCTAGGAGCAGAGAGAGGACAGGGAGGACAGAGGGAGGATACTCATAATCACAACACTGGCACAGTACAATCCCAGTACAGTCCCAGTACACTCTGTGGCTGTGGAGGGGACTCACCAGGGGGAGTCGCTGTCATTACCACCTGGCCGTTAGGCTTCACTGACATGAACTTGTCGTCTGCCTTGAAGGAAACCTTCTCCCCTTGATAGAGCAAATCAAACCAGATCCGGTCATTCACACTGGGGGAGGCCACTATCATATCATTGCTACCCTGCGGAGAGCGGGGGAGGGGggcagagagggaggcagtgtgtgaGAGGGACAGAGTGTGAGAGGGTCGGGGTTGGGGGTCGGGGTTTTTGGGgtcggggttggggttaggggttggTGGTTAGCGGTTGGATATGGAGGtaagggttaggggttggggttaggggttggggttgggtatgaaggttagggttagggcggGCAGTGTCTCACCACACAGAGGTAGTTGTTGGATGCGGCTCTGAAGCAAGTCTTCTTGGCCTCGTTGTGCATGATCTGGAAAGTCTCAGTTCTCCCGGCTTCAGCCTGGTTAGCATAGATATCCGCCCCTGAAAGACACCAGACACCAGACATCAGCAGAGACCAGACACCAGCAGAGAGAACCAGGTGTTTTTAGTGTTCAGGTGAGTGTTCAAGTGTGTTTAGAGCTCAGGTGTGTTTACTGATCAGGTGTGTTTAGTGTTCAGGTGAGTGTTCAGGTGTGCTTAGTGCTCAGGTGTGTTTACTGATCAGGTGTGTTTAGTGTTCAGGTGAGTGTTCAAGTGTGTTTAGAGCTCAGGTGTGTTTACTGATCAGGTGTGTTTAGTGTTCAGGTGAGTGTTCAGGTGTGTTTAGTGCTCAGGTGTGTTTAGTGTTCAGGTGAGTGTTCAAGTGTGTTTAGAGCTCAGGTGTGTTTACTGATCAGGTGTGTTTAGTGCTCAGGTGAGTGCTCAGGTGTGTttaaagctcaggtgtgtttagTGCTCAGGTGTGTTTAGTGTTGAGGTGTGTTTAGTGCTCAGGTGTGTTTAGTGTTGAGGTGTGTTTAGAGCTCAGGTGTGTTTAGTGCTCAGGTGAGTGCTCAGGTGTGCTTGGTGCTGACCTGGGCGCAAGCAGATGAACTTGCCGCTGCCCAGCGCACGGATGGAGAGCTGACCCGGGCTCGGCTCCAGGGTGAACAGCTCGTCCCGGCCTGGCTGCTCCGTTTTGAACGTCTTCACCACGCTCTCACGGCCCGACAGGTACTTCCCCTCCGTGTCCCGCAGCAGCAGGAAGCCGCTGCGCAGCTGGCAGGAGTACAGCGCCTGCGCACATACCTCCGAAACCAGCCGGCCGTCACTCGACAGCAGTGTCCCCGCGCCCGTCCGCAGAGCGTACCTCTTCTCTGAAACACAGCAGTGAGTGAGGGGTGAATACaagcagaggagagaggggagagaggagaggaggggagaggagagaggagagggggagagaggagaggggagaggagaggagggaatgggagagagggaaaagagagagaagGTTGTGAAGGAatcgagagaggagaggagaggagaggagataccTTTCCCATCGAAGTAGAGGGTCAGCACACAGCTGGCCCCCCAGGCCAGGTCCTGGTCGCAGGTCAGGCTGTTGCTCGCCTCATCGAAGCGCATGTACCGGCGGCGGCCGTGCGAGTACACGCTCACGCTGGGGTGCAGTGCCAGGCGAGGCGTCCACTTCTCACCGTCCGTCATCGACTCGGCAAAACACGAGACATTGTCCTCCGCGCCTCCCAGGTAACGCTGAGAGGGCTCCGACTGGAGCGAGAcctggagagaggggggaggggggggggggggggggggggggttaaaaccgtaaaaaaaactgctctgtattattattttaacaaaaatatttgAAGCAGCTACAAAGTAAATACGGTCTGAATTGAGCCCAGCCCGTtcggtaataataataacatgcgtTTTAAAACGTCAAGTGACTTTCAAAAAGTGAAATATTTACTGTGGGAGTTGTTAACCATTAAACTATATTAACAGAAGGTACATTAATAGCAGTGGCTTCCTGTTCCCAGGGCTTATCTCGTCACAGCAACTAAGCTGATTTCAAGTAACAGAATAATACTAGCCGGTGCCATTTCAGATAATTAAGAGGTTCCCGAGTCGAAGAGGGCAACGAAAACCTAAACTCGCGCCCCCGGTAGTTTTTACTCTCGTTTTGAACTGGTACAACTCAAAAAGGGTTTGTGCTGTTTTACTGGTGTAGAGTAAGCGCTGCGTTTTCTGTGTTAAATAAATTAGTTAGTAAACTGTTAGTAAAACGCGTCCCGCGGCAAGCACACGCGTTTTCATTATTTGAATCGTTACCTTTTACGGTAATTGCAGACATACAGCGTTTGtgtaaatgaagtttaacatTTAACTATTTAAATGAACACGGTATTATTTGGACACATTAGCCCTTTTAAAGCTAAAGGCGATATTTCTTGACATCTCTTGTCACGCTCTGCTTGAATGTTCACttgcgtttttttcttttttattcataAAACGGATGTACATTTGGGAAATTGAATTTAATACTGTGTCGAATTGTTAAGACTCGATTTGCAAAAATGTAGACGAAGCTGTTATTCTGATTAGAGGCGACAAAACGGACTTAGAGGGGAACACAGTGAGTCATTGTTTCATGATCATTCCTATCGTATGAGTGGTCTGCTTCTGAAAaatcattggtaaaaaaaaaaaaaaaaaaaaaaaaaatgatgtcgtGGTTCTTTGATATCTTTGCAAAAATGAAGGCTGGGCGATATCCGCCGCAGAATTCAGCGAGATAAACGCATGCCCGCCTATTATAACAGGTGCTGCTGGGAGTCAACCCGTATACAAATGTGAACTGTGTATACGAattattaacaacaaaaacaaacaaacaaacaaacaaacaaacaaacaaaacacggccCTGGTGTGAGATTCAGGATCCCGCGCTGCGCCTCACCTGCCCGTCCGGGTGCGTGATGAGGATGAAGACGGAGGTGCTGCTCGGAGCCTCCTTGTCACAGGTCAGCTTCCCGTTATTATCCGCTGTCAGGTACCTGCTGAAGCACGATCGGAGATGGACCCGCGGCTGGTCTTGCTTGAGAAACTCCATCTGCCAGATCTGCTTGTGCCGCATGGAGGAGGCGGTGGCGTTCACTTTGTAAAGGTACGACTCGGCGGTCAGGTACTTGTTGGCCGAGTTGATGAACCCCAGAGACAGCGTCTGGGGAGCCGTAGCCATGCTTTCAATTCACTCGGAGGCGGTTCTGGTTTGGGTGAGCGGGCCCTCGGGTTTGATCCGAGCCAGGCCAGGCATCTATGAGGTCATACTTACCGTCACACTCGTCTCCAGGGTAACCGAGTGAGACTGTCCCACTGCACGCGTGTACCGGGGCTCTGCTGGGATATAAACGCGGCGCATCCACGGCTAGGGATGCATCTCCCCGGCCGTTACATCAGAGCTCTGGATGCGTCTAGAGAGCCGCTGATCACATTATAAACGAACTGGAATCGagccccgtgtgtgtgtgtgtgtgtgagagactataactgtgtgtctgtatgacagtgtgtgtgtgtgactgtatctgtgtgactgtgtgtctgtgtgactgtgtgtctgtatgAAGGTGTCTGTGTGACTGTATGAAGGTGCctgtatgactgtgtgtgtgtctgtatgactgtgtgtgtctgtatgaagGTGTCTGTGTGACAGTGTCTGTATGAAGGTGTCTGTGTGACTATCTGTATGAAGGtgtctgtgtgacagtgtgtgtctgtatgaaggtgtctgtgtgactgtgtgtctgtatgaaggtgtctgtgtgactgtgtgtctgtatgAAGGTGTCTGTGTGACTGTATGAAGGTGTCTGTGTGACACAGTGTGTCTGTATGAAGGtgtctgtgtgacagtgtgtgtgtctgtatgaaggtgtctgtgtgacagtgtgtgtgtctgtatgaagGTGTCTGTGTGCTTGTTGAAAAAACGTTCTCGGGGTTACCATGTGAAACTGCAAAAAACCAATCCTACCATCAACCAGCttggaagaaaaacaacaaattaaatcatAAAAACATCTTCCATTATTTATTGTTACTaatattcttttttctttgttacaaaaaaaaaaaaaaaaaagcacccacACAGTGATGTATCAAAAGAAGGGTTCTTACACAGCGGTCATTTCAACTGGAAACATCAGGAAAAAACAtgaaccaaaaaaacacacacaaagctaGCAGACAGAACGGACGAACATTTCACCTCCTTTCAATCCAAACTAAAAATCATTCaggcttttcttttatttatttcattaaaa is a genomic window containing:
- the LOC117434524 gene encoding fascin-like — encoded protein: MATAPQTLSLGFINSANKYLTAESYLYKVNATASSMRHKQIWQMEFLKQDQPRVHLRSCFSRYLTADNNGKLTCDKEAPSSTSVFILITHPDGQVSLQSEPSQRYLGGAEDNVSCFAESMTDGEKWTPRLALHPSVSVYSHGRRRYMRFDEASNSLTCDQDLAWGASCVLTLYFDGKEKRYALRTGAGTLLSSDGRLVSEVCAQALYSCQLRSGFLLLRDTEGKYLSGRESVVKTFKTEQPGRDELFTLEPSPGQLSIRALGSGKFICLRPGADIYANQAEAGRTETFQIMHNEAKKTCFRAASNNYLCVGSNDMIVASPSVNDRIWFDLLYQGEKVSFKADDKFMSVKPNGQVVMTATPPGRSGEFVLRLMNRSLLILQSDFGFVGLAPGTQRLDGNLAQYEACKLTANDSGFCQFKVGEKFWELDKFGVITATGDAAQNFSLEFHPPATLTLGGPNGKYVVVEQSGGFKAVGGDVGSATHFHY
- the LOC117434938 gene encoding transmembrane protein 216-like isoform X1, translating into MASRVFQYAFPRPLCVPHGAQSRCKTRLNCKSSPILSSTPLEVLLFLNGWYYPVYFIAEILMFIYKGLLLPYPPATLTLDLVLLFLYLGVEILRLFFGSKGNLSQRTLPLAVSLLLSLPCSVMSVYFLLLQSFVLRVEVILNAILLLFYLLELLLGIVALATFARADIF
- the LOC117434938 gene encoding transmembrane protein 216-like isoform X2, whose amino-acid sequence is MASRGKSSPILSSTPLEVLLFLNGWYYPVYFIAEILMFIYKGLLLPYPPATLTLDLVLLFLYLGVEILRLFFGSKGNLSQRTLPLAVSLLLSLPCSVMSVYFLLLQSFVLRVEVILNAILLLFYLLELLLGIVALATFARADIF